A stretch of Paenibacillus sp. URB8-2 DNA encodes these proteins:
- the dnaB gene encoding replicative DNA helicase, whose translation MGGDLFFDRVPPQNLEAEQAVIGAILLQDEALISAMERVNTEDFYDKPHQMIFEAMIQLGEENQPIDLVTLTAKLQDKGELEDIGGVSYLAKLAHAVPTAANVDYYAQIIEEKAMLRRLIRTATQIVSEGYTGGEDVADMLSDAERRILEISNRRSGSGFIAIRDVLMEVFDRVEMLHQNKGGTSGIPSGFADLDHMTNGFQRNDLIIVAARPSVGKTAFALNIAQNVAVRAKETVAIFSLEMSAAQLVQRMICAEANLDANIMRTGDFKSDDDWSKLTMGIASLSESEIYIDDTPGITVADIRAKCRRLKKEKGLGMIVIDYLQLIQGRGKGGENRQQEVSDISRTLKQIARELDVPVIALSQLSRGVEQRQDKRPMMSDLRESGSIEQDADIVAFLYRDDYYNQETEKKNIIEIIIAKQRNGPVGTVELVFLKNFNKFVNYERAHSEPFAG comes from the coding sequence ATGGGCGGAGATCTCTTTTTCGATCGGGTTCCCCCGCAGAATCTGGAAGCGGAACAGGCGGTAATCGGCGCAATCCTGCTGCAGGACGAAGCGCTGATTTCGGCCATGGAGCGGGTGAATACCGAAGACTTTTACGACAAGCCGCATCAAATGATCTTTGAGGCGATGATACAGCTCGGAGAAGAGAACCAGCCGATTGATTTGGTTACCCTGACGGCCAAGCTTCAGGACAAGGGAGAGCTTGAAGACATCGGCGGGGTCAGCTATTTGGCCAAGCTTGCGCATGCGGTGCCTACGGCGGCCAATGTCGATTATTATGCGCAGATTATCGAAGAGAAGGCCATGCTGCGCAGGCTTATTCGGACCGCGACGCAAATCGTAAGCGAAGGCTACACCGGCGGCGAGGATGTTGCGGATATGCTGAGCGACGCCGAACGCCGCATTCTCGAAATCTCCAACCGGAGAAGCGGCAGCGGGTTCATCGCCATCCGCGACGTGCTGATGGAAGTGTTCGACCGGGTGGAGATGCTCCACCAAAACAAGGGGGGCACGTCCGGTATTCCTTCCGGCTTTGCCGATCTCGATCATATGACGAACGGTTTTCAGCGCAATGACCTTATTATTGTGGCCGCCCGCCCTTCCGTGGGCAAGACGGCCTTTGCACTGAACATCGCCCAGAACGTGGCGGTGCGCGCGAAGGAGACGGTAGCCATCTTCAGTCTGGAAATGTCGGCCGCCCAGCTTGTGCAGCGGATGATCTGCGCCGAAGCGAATCTGGATGCGAACATTATGCGTACCGGCGATTTCAAGAGCGATGATGACTGGTCTAAGCTGACGATGGGGATTGCGTCGCTTTCGGAATCGGAAATCTATATCGACGACACGCCGGGCATAACCGTGGCTGATATTCGCGCCAAATGCCGGAGGCTGAAGAAAGAAAAAGGGCTGGGCATGATCGTGATCGACTACCTCCAGCTCATCCAGGGCCGCGGCAAGGGCGGTGAGAACCGTCAGCAGGAGGTCTCGGATATTTCCCGGACATTGAAGCAAATCGCGCGGGAGCTTGACGTGCCGGTAATCGCTCTGTCCCAGCTCAGCCGGGGCGTCGAGCAGCGTCAGGACAAGCGGCCGATGATGTCGGACCTCCGGGAATCGGGTTCGATCGAGCAGGACGCCGATATCGTCGCGTTCTTGTACCGGGATGATTACTATAATCAGGAAACCGAGAAGAAGAACATTATCGAGATTATTATCGCCAAACAGCGTAACGGTCCAGTCGGCACGGTGGAGCTTGTATTTTTGAAAAATTTCAACAAGTTCGTCAACTACGAGCGTGCTCACTCCGAACCATTTGCAGGTTAA
- a CDS encoding DUF2232 domain-containing protein, which translates to MLKYRWTSAAWSVVYLLLLLSLSTPFLIITTLFMIIPAVLLFTTLNTRQFILSIVPVWLILGLISPLYILIAAYLLVPALVMGRWYKKKAPASSVIVAGTITLLGEFLLLLLLGKTLFQFDLYNYVYDVLNEMRTMALSPMQEFGMGNLLGGSSEDVGNNSRAFIQVIPMALIVSSFLITVITHSIVRPILNSMGYAVPKLKPARDWRMPKSFIWYYLIAALIQLFFFKSDNSLLLMITANLVPLLRICFIIQTIGFFFFIAHERNWNRIIPVILAVLAIMLPPLWIIGIIDLVAPLREMVTKSKR; encoded by the coding sequence TTGTTGAAATATCGCTGGACATCCGCGGCCTGGAGTGTTGTTTATCTTCTCCTGCTGCTATCCCTGTCAACTCCTTTTCTAATTATCACGACACTGTTTATGATTATTCCGGCCGTCCTGCTGTTCACCACGCTGAATACAAGGCAGTTTATACTATCGATTGTGCCTGTATGGCTGATACTGGGGCTGATTAGTCCGCTATATATATTGATAGCCGCCTACTTGCTTGTTCCCGCGCTGGTAATGGGACGATGGTACAAGAAAAAGGCTCCCGCTTCTTCGGTGATTGTTGCCGGCACCATTACTCTTCTCGGGGAGTTTCTGCTGCTTCTCCTTTTGGGCAAAACGCTCTTCCAGTTCGATCTGTACAATTATGTATATGATGTATTGAACGAGATGCGTACGATGGCCCTGTCCCCGATGCAGGAATTCGGTATGGGGAATCTGCTGGGGGGAAGCTCTGAGGATGTCGGCAACAACAGCCGCGCATTCATTCAGGTGATTCCTATGGCGCTGATTGTGTCTTCTTTCCTGATTACAGTGATTACACACTCCATCGTCCGGCCGATTCTGAACAGCATGGGATACGCCGTGCCGAAGCTTAAACCTGCCCGAGATTGGAGAATGCCGAAATCGTTTATTTGGTACTATTTGATCGCCGCCTTGATTCAGCTGTTCTTTTTCAAGTCGGATAACAGCCTCCTATTAATGATTACGGCCAATTTAGTGCCGCTGCTGCGGATATGCTTTATAATCCAGACGATCGGGTTCTTCTTCTTTATCGCTCATGAGCGGAATTGGAACAGGATCATTCCGGTTATACTTGCGGTATTGGCCATTATGCTGCCGCCGCTGTGGATTATCGGGATTATCGACCTGGTGGCGCCGCTGCGCGAAATGGTCACCAAATCGAAACGATAG
- a CDS encoding CBS domain-containing protein encodes MNIAFFLLPKQEVTCVTLDSTLRQTLERMEYHRYTAVPILNKHGEYAGTVTEGDLLWYMKESEGKVTFENASKFLLKDVPLRMNNKPVSIDADMEDLINLVKVQNFVPVVDDMNRFIGIVRRSQIIEYCEKFVSRKSLESL; translated from the coding sequence ATGAATATTGCGTTTTTCCTGCTTCCGAAGCAGGAGGTGACTTGCGTCACGCTGGATTCGACCTTGCGTCAGACGCTTGAGCGAATGGAGTACCACCGGTACACGGCCGTTCCGATCCTGAACAAGCACGGCGAATACGCCGGTACCGTGACGGAAGGGGACCTGCTCTGGTACATGAAAGAATCGGAGGGAAAGGTCACATTCGAAAATGCTTCGAAATTTTTGCTGAAGGATGTTCCGCTGCGAATGAACAATAAGCCGGTATCCATCGATGCAGATATGGAAGATTTGATTAATCTGGTCAAAGTACAAAATTTTGTGCCGGTTGTGGACGATATGAACCGGTTCATCGGCATCGTCCGCCGCAGCCAAATTATCGAGTACTGTGAAAAGTTCGTATCCCGGAAATCGCTGGAATCCTTGTAA
- a CDS encoding DHH family phosphoesterase gives MPKFLQRRWHGYHTVWAFLLLLVLIIVVSIYNWVLGVVSLFLAGTLCFTMLKAELSFRRNLVEYINGLSFRIKRVEGEAIGTLPLGIILYGEDRSVEWNNRYAGEIFSRKSLLGAPLPELLPDLVPTAAGGPPVKREAGKEGIQKEVRMEISVDERYYQAVVIPSERLLYLYEITELIDLRQRYEEEKLALGILLMDNLDEAAQGMDDQQRTSLIAKVTSEITEWGKQFEVYLRRLSSERYMMLLNYRSLQALEESRFVILDEVREMTADLKVPMTLSIGLAFGAESASELGALAQSSLDMALGRGGDQAAVKAGQRLSFYGGKSNAAEKRTRVRARVIAHALRDLIQESDRVIIMGHRNPDIDAVGASIGLLRAAQMYNVEADIVLEGPNPSITRMLEQLRRDEELYSSFITTEQALQVMTEHTLLIVVDTHKASMTMEPRLVQYASRIVVVDHHRRGEEFINEAVLVYLEPYASSTCELVTELLQYIHEKVKLSTLEATMLLAGITVDTKHFALHTGSRTFEAAGFLRRLGADTILIQRMLKEDLQEYISKAEIIKHARMVYDHIALVVTAPGMKIPQLLIAQTADTLLGMTNVLASFVISERPDGLIGVSARSLGRMNVQVVMEKLGGGGHLTNAAVQLEGTSKEAEARLLEVLAEIEAKEGLFE, from the coding sequence ATGCCAAAATTTTTGCAAAGACGCTGGCACGGCTATCACACCGTCTGGGCGTTCTTGCTGCTGCTGGTCCTAATTATTGTCGTCAGTATATATAACTGGGTGCTGGGTGTTGTCAGCCTGTTTCTGGCCGGGACGCTGTGCTTCACCATGCTGAAAGCCGAACTTTCGTTTCGGCGGAATCTTGTGGAATACATCAATGGTCTCTCATTCCGCATTAAGCGGGTAGAGGGGGAGGCCATCGGAACGCTGCCGCTGGGCATTATTCTTTACGGCGAGGATCGTTCGGTGGAGTGGAATAACCGCTATGCGGGGGAGATTTTTTCGCGTAAATCGCTGTTGGGCGCGCCGCTGCCGGAACTGTTGCCGGACCTCGTGCCGACCGCTGCCGGTGGGCCTCCGGTCAAACGGGAAGCGGGCAAGGAAGGAATTCAGAAGGAAGTTCGCATGGAAATCAGCGTTGACGAGCGCTACTACCAGGCAGTTGTTATTCCCAGCGAGCGGCTGCTGTACTTATATGAAATAACCGAGCTGATCGATCTGCGGCAGCGGTACGAGGAAGAAAAGCTGGCACTAGGCATTCTGCTGATGGATAACCTTGATGAAGCTGCGCAGGGAATGGACGATCAGCAGCGGACGTCGCTGATTGCCAAGGTAACGAGCGAAATTACCGAATGGGGCAAGCAGTTTGAGGTTTATCTGCGCCGCCTTTCTTCGGAGCGCTATATGATGCTGCTGAATTACCGCAGCCTGCAGGCGCTGGAAGAGAGCCGCTTCGTCATTTTGGACGAAGTGCGGGAGATGACGGCGGATTTGAAGGTGCCGATGACGCTGAGCATCGGTCTGGCTTTCGGGGCGGAGTCGGCGAGCGAGCTCGGGGCGCTGGCCCAGTCGAGTCTTGATATGGCGCTCGGAAGAGGCGGCGATCAGGCTGCGGTCAAGGCGGGCCAGCGGCTTTCGTTCTACGGCGGAAAGAGCAACGCGGCGGAGAAGCGCACCCGCGTGCGTGCGCGCGTGATCGCGCATGCCCTCCGCGATCTGATTCAGGAGAGCGACCGGGTCATCATTATGGGACACCGCAATCCCGATATCGACGCCGTGGGAGCCTCCATCGGACTGCTCCGTGCAGCGCAGATGTATAACGTGGAAGCCGATATCGTGCTCGAAGGGCCAAATCCGTCCATTACGCGCATGCTTGAGCAGCTTCGTAGAGATGAAGAGCTGTACAGCTCTTTCATCACGACCGAACAGGCGCTTCAGGTGATGACCGAGCATACGCTGCTGATCGTAGTCGACACGCACAAGGCTTCGATGACGATGGAGCCGCGGCTTGTTCAATATGCCAGCCGGATTGTCGTCGTAGACCATCACCGGCGGGGCGAGGAATTTATCAACGAAGCGGTGCTCGTCTATCTGGAGCCGTATGCGTCCTCCACCTGTGAGCTGGTGACGGAGCTGCTGCAGTATATTCATGAGAAGGTCAAGCTCAGCACGCTGGAGGCGACGATGCTGCTTGCGGGCATTACGGTGGACACGAAGCATTTTGCCCTCCATACGGGATCGCGTACATTTGAGGCGGCGGGCTTCTTGCGGCGGCTCGGCGCCGATACGATTCTGATTCAGCGGATGCTGAAAGAAGATTTGCAGGAGTACATCTCGAAAGCGGAAATTATCAAGCATGCCCGGATGGTGTATGACCATATCGCCCTGGTGGTGACGGCGCCGGGCATGAAAATTCCGCAGCTCCTGATCGCCCAGACGGCGGACACGCTGCTGGGAATGACGAATGTGCTCGCCTCCTTTGTGATCAGCGAGCGCCCGGACGGACTGATCGGCGTCAGTGCCCGCTCGCTCGGAAGGATGAACGTGCAGGTCGTTATGGAGAAGCTGGGCGGCGGAGGACATTTGACCAACGCGGCCGTACAGCTGGAAGGAACAAGCAAGGAAGCAGAGGCCAGACTGCTCGAGGTGCTGGCGGAAATTGAAGCGAAAGAGGGTCTGTTCGAATGA
- a CDS encoding MazG-like family protein yields MPKDLDVAKRAKVIEWLKTEVIDQVSRLFKALWEGSTGRVSDSLASLIMSSYILGRRLGISYRDLDEALLEKLRKHRQEGHQLEDWYQDISALEEHMRKR; encoded by the coding sequence ATGCCGAAGGATTTAGATGTAGCCAAGCGTGCCAAGGTCATCGAGTGGCTGAAGACCGAAGTCATCGATCAGGTTTCCCGATTGTTTAAAGCGCTGTGGGAAGGGAGTACCGGGAGGGTTAGCGACAGCCTGGCCAGCTTGATTATGAGTTCTTATATTCTGGGGCGCAGGCTTGGCATATCATACCGCGATCTGGATGAGGCGCTGCTGGAGAAGCTGAGAAAGCACCGTCAGGAAGGCCATCAGCTGGAAGATTGGTATCAGGATATATCTGCATTAGAAGAACATATGCGTAAGAGGTGA
- the rplI gene encoding 50S ribosomal protein L9 has translation MKVIFIKDVKGQGKKGQIKEVSEGYATNFLLPRGMARPATEGNMKTIENQAAAEQRRKEQEKEEAQQLGEKLSELTLTMKAKAGEGGRLFGAITSKQIAEALLKQSGITIDKRKIEMDEPIRHLGTLQVQVKLHTEVKAVLKVQVTEE, from the coding sequence ATGAAGGTCATATTCATTAAAGACGTTAAAGGTCAAGGCAAGAAGGGTCAAATCAAAGAGGTGTCGGAAGGCTACGCTACCAACTTCCTGCTGCCGCGGGGCATGGCCCGTCCAGCTACCGAAGGAAATATGAAAACAATTGAGAATCAGGCTGCTGCCGAGCAGCGCCGCAAGGAGCAGGAGAAAGAAGAAGCGCAGCAGCTTGGAGAGAAGTTGAGCGAGCTTACGCTTACGATGAAAGCGAAAGCGGGAGAGGGCGGCCGGTTGTTCGGCGCGATTACGAGCAAGCAGATCGCCGAAGCACTGTTAAAGCAAAGCGGCATAACCATCGACAAGCGTAAAATCGAGATGGATGAGCCGATCCGCCATCTGGGCACGCTGCAGGTTCAGGTTAAATTGCATACGGAAGTCAAGGCCGTGCTGAAGGTTCAGGTAACGGAGGAGTAG
- a CDS encoding adenylosuccinate synthase, with protein sequence MSTVVVVGTQWGDEGKGKITDFLAESADVVARYQGGNNAGHTILIDGKKFKLSLIPSGVFYKDKTCVIGNGMVINPAALIEEINYIHENGFDTDNLVISDRAHVIMPYHMVLDGLEEDRKGPNKIGTTRKGIGPAYMDKAARNGIRIADLMDAEEFELKLRHLMNEKNQVITQVYGGEPLDVEETLQQYLEYAEVLRSYVTDTSVVLNDAIDADSKVLFEGAQGVMLDIDQGTYPFVTSSNPSAGGVCIGSGVGPSKIKQVIGVAKSYTTRVGDGPFPTELNDEIGDLIRETGHEYGTVTGRPRRVGWFDSVVVRHARRVSGLTGLSLNSLDVLSGLKTVKICTGYKYRGEVITHYPASLKMLAECEAVYEELPGWSEDITSAKTLDDLPENTRKYVERVSELTGIPIAIFSVGRNRDQTNQVLPIYE encoded by the coding sequence ATGTCAACGGTAGTCGTTGTGGGAACACAATGGGGAGACGAAGGCAAAGGCAAAATCACGGACTTTCTGGCAGAGAGCGCGGATGTGGTCGCCCGCTATCAAGGGGGCAACAATGCCGGCCACACGATTCTGATTGACGGCAAGAAATTCAAGCTCAGCCTGATCCCGTCGGGCGTCTTCTATAAAGACAAGACCTGTGTCATCGGCAACGGCATGGTAATCAATCCAGCCGCCCTAATTGAAGAAATCAATTATATTCACGAAAACGGGTTCGACACGGATAACCTGGTCATCAGCGACCGCGCCCATGTCATTATGCCCTATCATATGGTGCTCGATGGACTTGAGGAAGACCGCAAGGGCCCGAACAAAATCGGCACGACCCGCAAAGGCATCGGTCCCGCTTATATGGACAAAGCGGCCAGAAATGGTATCCGGATTGCTGATTTGATGGATGCCGAGGAGTTCGAACTGAAGCTGCGGCACCTGATGAATGAGAAGAACCAGGTCATCACTCAGGTATATGGCGGTGAGCCGCTTGATGTGGAAGAGACACTGCAGCAGTATCTGGAGTATGCAGAAGTTCTGCGAAGCTATGTAACCGATACGTCAGTCGTACTGAACGACGCCATCGACGCCGATAGCAAGGTGCTGTTTGAAGGCGCCCAAGGCGTGATGCTCGACATCGACCAAGGAACGTATCCGTTCGTAACGTCGTCCAACCCGTCCGCAGGCGGCGTCTGCATTGGCTCAGGCGTAGGACCTTCCAAGATCAAACAGGTCATCGGAGTGGCGAAATCGTATACGACACGCGTCGGCGACGGTCCTTTCCCGACCGAACTGAACGACGAAATCGGCGATTTAATCCGCGAGACCGGCCATGAATACGGCACCGTTACCGGACGTCCGCGCCGTGTCGGCTGGTTCGACAGCGTCGTAGTCCGCCATGCCCGCCGTGTCAGCGGCCTGACCGGACTGTCCCTGAACTCGCTAGACGTGCTTAGCGGCCTGAAGACGGTTAAGATTTGCACCGGCTATAAATACCGCGGAGAGGTAATTACCCATTATCCTGCGAGCCTGAAAATGCTGGCCGAATGCGAAGCGGTCTATGAAGAGCTTCCAGGCTGGAGCGAGGATATCACCTCGGCCAAGACGCTGGACGACCTGCCGGAGAACACACGCAAGTATGTTGAGCGCGTGTCCGAGCTGACCGGTATTCCGATTGCGATCTTCTCGGTCGGACGCAACCGCGACCAGACGAACCAAGTCCTGCCGATTTACGAATAA